From Rhodanobacteraceae bacterium, the proteins below share one genomic window:
- a CDS encoding Tol-Pal system beta propeller repeat protein TolB, whose protein sequence is MRTVMRTPRLLVAILFMLSAALCANIAAAQGLTLQIVNGVPSAIPITVVPFGQQGSGPAAPVDVAQIVGMDLARCGKFRPLPTSEIVQSPTTGAEIKFATWQQLKQDYILVGTTTYSGGVLTANYQLWDVNKQQMLLQGSMPGQGSDLRRVGHKIADQIYQKIIGVRGAFDTRIAYVTMVGLGNNAQYALVVADSDGYNPQTVVRSHEALLSPAWSPDGKEIAYVSFESGNSAIYIQNIATGARRLVSSRPGINGAPRFSPDGTRLAVSLSFQGNPEIYVLDLGSGGLTRLTHNLSIDTEPRWMPDGQNIIFTSDRSGKPQLYQIPATGGTPQRITFQGQYNANASISYDGQKLAMVQGNGNVYRIAVMDRSTGGQEIFVSPGNLDDSPSWAPNASMLLYAATEGPRGVLYSVSADGRVRQRLVLSDGDVREPAWGPYRNP, encoded by the coding sequence ATGCGGACCGTCATGCGTACTCCAAGATTGCTGGTTGCCATCCTTTTCATGCTGAGTGCGGCGTTGTGCGCGAACATCGCCGCCGCGCAAGGGCTGACGCTGCAGATCGTCAACGGCGTGCCTTCGGCGATTCCGATCACCGTGGTGCCGTTCGGCCAGCAGGGTTCCGGGCCGGCCGCGCCGGTGGACGTGGCGCAGATCGTGGGCATGGATCTCGCGCGCTGCGGAAAATTCCGTCCGCTGCCAACCAGCGAGATCGTGCAGTCGCCCACCACCGGCGCCGAGATCAAGTTCGCGACGTGGCAGCAGTTGAAGCAGGACTACATCCTGGTCGGCACCACCACCTATTCGGGTGGCGTGCTCACGGCGAATTACCAGTTGTGGGACGTCAACAAGCAGCAGATGCTGCTGCAGGGTTCGATGCCCGGCCAGGGCAGCGATCTGCGCCGCGTGGGCCACAAGATCGCCGACCAGATTTACCAGAAGATCATCGGCGTGCGCGGCGCGTTCGACACGCGCATCGCCTACGTGACGATGGTCGGCCTCGGCAACAACGCGCAGTACGCGCTGGTGGTCGCCGATTCCGATGGTTACAACCCGCAGACCGTGGTGCGCTCGCACGAGGCGCTGCTGTCGCCGGCGTGGTCGCCGGACGGCAAGGAAATCGCGTACGTGTCGTTCGAGAGCGGCAATTCCGCGATCTACATCCAGAACATCGCCACCGGCGCGCGCCGGCTGGTGTCGTCGCGGCCCGGCATCAACGGCGCGCCGCGCTTCTCGCCCGACGGCACGCGGCTGGCGGTGAGCCTGTCGTTCCAGGGCAATCCGGAAATCTACGTGCTCGACCTCGGCAGCGGCGGGTTGACGCGCCTCACGCACAACCTCTCGATCGACACCGAGCCGCGCTGGATGCCGGATGGGCAGAACATCATCTTTACCTCCGACCGCTCCGGCAAGCCGCAGCTGTACCAGATTCCGGCCACTGGTGGCACGCCGCAGCGCATCACTTTCCAGGGCCAGTACAACGCCAACGCGTCGATCAGCTACGACGGCCAGAAGCTGGCGATGGTGCAGGGCAACGGAAACGTGTATCGTATTGCAGTCATGGATCGTTCCACGGGCGGTCAGGAGATCTTCGTTTCGCCGGGCAACTTGGACGACTCCCCCAGCTGGGCACCCAACGCCAGCATGCTCCTCTACGCAGCCACAGAAGGCCCGCGCGGCGTCCTGTACTCCGTGTCGGCCGACGGGCGGGTACGCCAGCGGCTCGTATTGAGCGACGGTGACGTGCGTGAACCGGCCTGGGGGCCGTATCGCAACCCTTGA
- a CDS encoding Tol-Pal system protein TolQ yields MNGSINILDLVIHASWPVIFVLAVLVVFSFTSWVIIFRKKMMLDAATRDADEFEERFWSGVDLAALFREVSNRAGEAGGLASVFESGFREFVRQRQRSGSEDRRAVLESSERAMRVAATREVEKLERNLEYLANVGSISTYVGLFGTVWGIMIAFQGLGTMKQATIATVAPGISEALVATAMGLVAAIPAVWAYNRYSTRLDRLTLRYETFQEEFSSVLQRQMHADDQPAAPAPGRAEARVR; encoded by the coding sequence ATGAACGGTTCCATCAACATCCTCGACCTGGTCATCCACGCGAGCTGGCCGGTCATCTTCGTGCTGGCGGTCCTGGTGGTTTTCTCGTTCACCTCGTGGGTGATCATCTTCCGCAAGAAGATGATGCTGGATGCCGCGACCCGCGACGCCGACGAGTTCGAGGAACGCTTCTGGTCGGGCGTGGACCTGGCGGCGCTGTTCCGTGAGGTCAGCAACCGTGCGGGCGAAGCGGGCGGGCTGGCGTCGGTGTTCGAATCCGGCTTCCGCGAATTCGTGCGCCAGCGCCAGCGCAGCGGCAGCGAAGACCGGCGCGCGGTGCTGGAATCGTCCGAACGCGCGATGCGCGTGGCCGCCACCCGCGAAGTGGAAAAGCTGGAGCGCAACCTCGAATATCTCGCCAACGTCGGATCGATCAGCACCTACGTCGGCCTGTTCGGCACGGTGTGGGGCATCATGATCGCGTTCCAGGGCTTGGGAACGATGAAGCAGGCCACCATCGCCACCGTCGCGCCGGGCATTTCCGAAGCGCTGGTCGCCACCGCAATGGGCCTGGTCGCGGCGATCCCCGCGGTGTGGGCGTACAACCGCTACTCGACGCGGCTCGACCGCCTGACGCTGCGCTACGAAACCTTCCAGGAAGAATTCTCCTCGGTGCTGCAACGCCAGATGCACGCCGACGACCAGCCCGCGGCGCCCGCGCCCGGCCGCGCGGAAGCCCGCGTGCGCTGA
- a CDS encoding 7-cyano-7-deazaguanine synthase gives MTVVDSAPRAVVLVSGGMDSAVTLAMARARGFACYALSVAYGQRHASELAASERVASMLGAVEHKTVAVDLRSIGGSALTADIAVPEHADAHGEGDIPVTYVPARNTIMLAIALGWAETLGANDIFCGVNAVDYSGYPDCRPAFIEAFERLANLATKAGVEGHALHVHAPLSAMRKADIVREGMRLGVDFTQTVSCYRADGEGRACGRCDACVLRARGFADAGVADPTHYVPAA, from the coding sequence ATGACGGTGGTCGACTCCGCGCCCAGGGCGGTCGTGCTGGTTTCCGGCGGCATGGATTCGGCGGTGACGCTGGCGATGGCGCGCGCGCGGGGATTCGCGTGCTATGCGTTGTCCGTCGCCTACGGACAACGGCACGCATCCGAATTGGCCGCGTCCGAACGCGTCGCGTCGATGCTGGGTGCGGTGGAACACAAGACCGTCGCGGTCGACTTGCGCAGCATCGGCGGCTCGGCGCTCACCGCCGACATCGCGGTGCCCGAACACGCCGACGCGCACGGCGAGGGCGACATTCCGGTCACCTACGTGCCCGCGCGCAACACCATCATGCTGGCGATCGCGCTGGGCTGGGCCGAGACGCTGGGCGCGAACGACATCTTCTGCGGCGTCAACGCCGTCGACTACTCGGGCTATCCCGATTGCCGGCCCGCGTTCATCGAAGCCTTCGAGCGGCTGGCGAACCTCGCGACCAAGGCCGGCGTCGAAGGCCACGCGCTGCACGTGCACGCGCCGCTCAGCGCCATGCGCAAGGCCGACATCGTGCGCGAGGGCATGCGCCTCGGCGTCGACTTCACGCAAACCGTGTCGTGCTACCGCGCCGACGGCGAAGGCCGCGCCTGTGGCCGCTGCGACGCCTGCGTGCTGCGCGCGCGGGGATTCGCCGACGCCGGCGTTGCCGATCCCACGCACTACGTTCCGGCGGCGTGA
- a CDS encoding Chromosome (plasmid) partitioning protein ParB gives MQFDFSELTKVSSLLDEQSTGNGIRRVRVDSIQPDPNQPRKIFDEEPLAELAQSIRSIGIIQPPVVRTRDEDYILISGERRWRAARQIGLDMIDVIVRDDLSARAQLVENIQREALGAWEIYRVIAGELDAGTSQADLARALGKSGGWVGAYAAVSKMPEAFVSLLRDSRIADITALAHLYRLHQQRPEAVATLLGSSAPITRAMIANLREQALPMDGCEARGDLSPSPCASGDEVTGEAPSALVRAMGGPGKVNADASLTKSPVTSSQAPSKASVRIRVHFDNASWTLDYTQQRQDRSRVVSVKLNGDEGEVRYAPFGELVLQSIECL, from the coding sequence GTGCAGTTTGATTTTTCCGAACTGACCAAAGTCAGTTCACTGCTTGATGAGCAGAGCACTGGCAACGGCATTCGTCGGGTGCGCGTGGATTCGATCCAACCGGATCCGAACCAGCCCCGCAAAATTTTCGACGAAGAACCTTTGGCCGAGCTTGCGCAGAGCATTCGCTCGATCGGCATCATCCAGCCGCCGGTTGTGCGAACTCGCGACGAAGACTACATCCTGATCTCCGGTGAGCGACGGTGGCGAGCGGCGCGTCAAATCGGTTTGGACATGATCGATGTGATTGTGCGAGATGATCTCAGCGCACGCGCCCAGTTGGTCGAAAACATCCAGCGCGAGGCCTTGGGCGCGTGGGAAATCTATCGTGTAATTGCTGGCGAACTCGATGCCGGCACGTCGCAAGCTGACTTGGCACGGGCACTCGGGAAAAGTGGCGGCTGGGTGGGGGCATACGCTGCCGTGAGCAAGATGCCTGAGGCTTTTGTGTCACTGCTGCGCGATAGCCGCATTGCTGATATTACGGCGTTGGCTCACCTGTACCGCCTGCACCAACAGAGGCCGGAAGCGGTGGCGACGCTGCTCGGTTCTTCAGCGCCTATCACCCGAGCCATGATCGCGAATTTACGAGAGCAAGCTTTGCCCATGGATGGCTGCGAAGCGAGAGGAGATCTGTCGCCGTCGCCCTGTGCTTCGGGTGATGAAGTCACAGGCGAAGCGCCCTCGGCGTTAGTCAGAGCCATGGGTGGTCCAGGCAAGGTCAACGCAGACGCTTCCCTTACGAAAAGCCCAGTGACGTCGTCGCAAGCCCCTTCGAAAGCGTCAGTGCGCATTCGCGTGCATTTCGACAACGCAAGCTGGACCCTGGATTACACGCAGCAACGGCAAGACCGCAGCCGTGTTGTTTCGGTAAAACTCAATGGAGATGAAGGGGAGGTCCGTTACGCGCCGTTTGGCGAGCTCGTACTGCAGTCCATCGAGTGTCTGTGA
- a CDS encoding Tol-Pal system peptidoglycan-associated lipoprotein PAL has product MNATVRVSVVALLCLAAAACAKKQEVKPAPPPEATQPTQPATTEGAFTPADLQTNACLRTRVIYFDFDKSDIQSQFDNIVACHAKYLRDRPMARMTIEGNTDERGTREYNLGLGERRGNALASALEAAGASADQIKVVSYGEERPVCREHNEGCWHQNRRDNIVYTAE; this is encoded by the coding sequence ATGAACGCAACCGTTCGCGTCTCCGTAGTTGCATTGCTTTGCCTGGCCGCCGCAGCCTGCGCAAAGAAGCAGGAAGTCAAGCCCGCGCCGCCGCCGGAGGCGACCCAGCCGACCCAGCCGGCCACCACCGAAGGCGCGTTCACGCCGGCCGACCTGCAGACCAACGCCTGCCTGCGCACCCGCGTGATCTACTTCGATTTCGACAAGAGCGACATCCAGTCGCAGTTCGACAACATCGTCGCCTGCCACGCCAAGTACCTGCGCGACCGTCCGATGGCGCGCATGACGATCGAAGGCAACACCGACGAACGCGGCACGCGCGAGTACAACCTCGGCCTCGGCGAGCGCCGCGGCAATGCGCTGGCGTCCGCGCTGGAAGCGGCCGGTGCATCGGCCGACCAGATCAAGGTCGTCAGCTACGGTGAAGAGCGTCCGGTGTGCCGCGAGCACAACGAAGGCTGCTGGCACCAGAACCGCCGCGACAACATCGTGTACACCGCAGAGTGA
- a CDS encoding IncQ plasmid conjugative transfer DNA nicking endonuclease TraR, with translation MVKVTGSARGFRSLKEHLAYITRNGKIAAERDGGERIEGAVNVRELAEQWWADCGRDRKASARDTINLILSMPSGTDQAAVAAAASAFAQKTFGGAYDYLLAHHNQDTDPKRPENPHAHLTIKTRGRSGQRLDPRKHDLQAWRETFAAELRERGVIAEATPRRARGVVRKGQRQAIRHLEARQASRVTQWKLQQAIKTVAAGKDTMDAAPWIKAAKERQRKVRRAWNTLAAAFEGSGQTKLAQAIKQFVNTMPPELTEREHYLAQARKLFAKQQIRDRGA, from the coding sequence ATGGTCAAGGTGACCGGCAGTGCGCGAGGCTTTCGCAGTCTGAAGGAGCATTTAGCCTACATCACACGCAACGGCAAGATCGCTGCCGAACGTGACGGGGGCGAGCGGATCGAAGGGGCTGTCAACGTCCGCGAACTGGCGGAACAATGGTGGGCGGACTGCGGCCGGGACCGCAAAGCCAGCGCGCGCGACACGATCAATCTGATCCTGTCGATGCCGTCCGGTACAGATCAGGCTGCGGTGGCTGCCGCAGCCAGTGCGTTCGCACAGAAGACCTTCGGCGGGGCCTACGACTATCTGCTTGCCCACCATAACCAGGACACCGATCCGAAGCGTCCGGAGAATCCCCACGCCCATCTCACAATCAAGACTCGCGGACGAAGCGGGCAACGGCTGGATCCGAGGAAGCATGACTTGCAAGCGTGGCGTGAAACGTTCGCGGCGGAACTGCGCGAGCGCGGAGTGATCGCCGAAGCCACGCCTCGGCGTGCGCGCGGGGTGGTTCGCAAGGGTCAGCGCCAAGCGATCCGGCATCTTGAAGCGCGGCAAGCTTCGCGTGTCACGCAGTGGAAATTACAGCAAGCCATCAAGACCGTGGCGGCCGGCAAGGACACAATGGATGCGGCGCCGTGGATCAAAGCAGCGAAAGAAAGGCAGCGCAAAGTTCGCCGGGCGTGGAATACACTCGCCGCCGCGTTCGAGGGTTCAGGGCAGACCAAGCTCGCGCAGGCGATCAAGCAATTCGTGAACACCATGCCGCCCGAGTTGACGGAACGCGAACACTATCTCGCGCAGGCCCGGAAGTTGTTTGCGAAGCAGCAAATTCGAGATCGAGGGGCGTAG
- a CDS encoding Integrase — MLTDARVRQAAPADKPYNLYDTGGLYVTISPTGSKWWRLKYRHAGKEKRIGLGAYPEVSLAGARHERDKARIAVRAGNDPGMLKRAESARLKVSAANSFEAVAREWLAVKKSGWVTSQYEKECRRLEIHAFPWIGKMPIADLGTAEIRPLLDRLVKRGTLDMAHRLRQQISAVFRFAGRDDRVSRDPAGNLAGTLPEHTKQNYATLTDADDVAELLRAIDAFKGQFPTACALRLAPLFFVRPGELRGAEWAEVDFDASEWRIPAARRKLKKKLKEDPRTPPHVVPLAAQAKVILEELHALTGQGKYLFPGVRDSRRPMSNATINAALCRLGYDGQTMTGHGFRHMASTLLNELGWNPDAIERQLSHKGQGMRAVYNKAEYMDERRKMMQAWADHLDTLRALPVPLKRCA; from the coding sequence ATGTTGACGGATGCACGTGTGCGACAGGCTGCACCAGCAGACAAGCCCTACAACTTGTATGACACGGGTGGCCTCTATGTGACCATTTCTCCAACTGGCTCGAAATGGTGGCGTTTGAAGTACCGGCACGCGGGCAAGGAAAAGCGGATTGGTCTCGGCGCGTATCCTGAAGTGTCCTTGGCAGGCGCGCGTCACGAGCGCGACAAGGCTCGCATAGCTGTTCGAGCTGGCAACGATCCCGGAATGTTGAAGCGGGCTGAGAGTGCGCGGTTGAAGGTTTCTGCCGCCAACTCGTTCGAGGCAGTTGCACGCGAATGGTTGGCTGTGAAGAAGAGTGGCTGGGTTACGAGCCAATACGAGAAAGAGTGCCGGCGGCTGGAAATTCACGCGTTTCCATGGATCGGTAAAATGCCGATCGCTGACCTCGGTACCGCAGAAATCCGCCCACTGCTCGACCGTTTGGTGAAGCGAGGCACTCTGGACATGGCGCACAGGCTGCGGCAGCAGATCAGCGCCGTGTTTCGCTTTGCAGGTCGCGATGATCGTGTCAGCAGAGATCCTGCGGGTAATTTGGCCGGCACATTGCCCGAGCACACCAAGCAAAATTACGCGACGCTCACCGATGCAGACGACGTGGCCGAATTGTTGCGTGCGATTGACGCATTCAAAGGGCAGTTTCCTACGGCCTGCGCGTTGCGTCTGGCTCCGCTGTTTTTCGTAAGACCCGGAGAACTGCGAGGCGCCGAGTGGGCCGAAGTGGATTTCGACGCCTCTGAATGGCGAATTCCAGCAGCGCGTCGCAAGCTCAAGAAGAAGCTGAAGGAAGACCCAAGAACGCCTCCCCACGTGGTGCCATTAGCTGCGCAGGCAAAGGTGATCCTTGAGGAGCTGCACGCACTCACGGGGCAGGGAAAGTATCTGTTCCCTGGAGTACGCGATTCTAGACGCCCGATGTCGAATGCGACCATCAATGCCGCGCTGTGCCGGCTTGGCTATGACGGGCAGACGATGACGGGACATGGATTCCGGCATATGGCTTCAACGCTCTTGAACGAGCTGGGCTGGAACCCGGATGCGATCGAGCGCCAGTTGTCACACAAAGGGCAGGGTATGCGGGCGGTCTACAACAAGGCCGAATACATGGACGAGCGACGCAAGATGATGCAGGCGTGGGCAGATCACCTTGATACACTGCGAGCCCTGCCCGTCCCATTGAAACGATGCGCGTGA
- a CDS encoding Chromosome (plasmid) partitioning protein ParA, with product MKTLVVANQKGGVGKTTLLVHMAHYAAEAGNRVLVIDLDPQRNTTHSLEAFAGGTCASALFDAKPIELKVEAASRITLIGADSALVDVDRAKLDAAQDFVGHVRRFSDSGDFEVCLIDTSPALGLRMVAALAAANYAIAPIELQAYSINGIAAMLKTIYGIRQKLNPGLQFLGMLPSRVNAHSPAQKANLAALLMRHPDLIMRRAITERTSIGEAASEQRPVWESPKTSAREAGKEMKRVLAHITEKMGGLSRAV from the coding sequence ATGAAAACGCTCGTTGTCGCCAATCAGAAGGGCGGCGTGGGAAAGACGACTTTGCTTGTGCATATGGCGCATTACGCCGCAGAGGCAGGGAACCGGGTACTGGTCATCGATCTGGATCCACAGCGCAATACCACCCACAGTTTGGAAGCATTCGCGGGCGGCACCTGTGCGTCGGCCCTGTTCGATGCCAAACCGATCGAGTTGAAGGTAGAGGCTGCCTCACGCATCACTTTGATTGGAGCCGACAGTGCCTTGGTCGATGTGGATCGCGCCAAGCTGGATGCCGCCCAGGATTTTGTTGGTCACGTGAGACGCTTTTCGGATTCGGGAGACTTCGAAGTCTGCCTGATCGATACATCGCCCGCGTTGGGGCTGCGCATGGTTGCAGCGCTGGCCGCGGCGAACTATGCCATTGCCCCGATCGAGCTGCAGGCGTACAGCATCAACGGCATTGCAGCCATGTTGAAGACGATCTACGGGATTCGCCAGAAATTGAATCCTGGGCTGCAGTTCCTGGGAATGCTGCCCAGCCGCGTGAATGCGCACAGTCCAGCACAGAAGGCCAATTTGGCGGCGCTTCTGATGAGGCATCCCGACTTGATCATGCGTCGCGCAATCACGGAGCGAACCAGCATCGGGGAGGCCGCGAGTGAGCAGAGGCCGGTCTGGGAAAGTCCCAAGACATCCGCCCGCGAAGCAGGCAAAGAGATGAAGAGGGTGCTCGCGCACATCACTGAAAAGATGGGGGGCCTCTCACGTGCAGTTTGA
- a CDS encoding Holliday junction ATP-dependent DNA helicase RuvB has translation MPVGVVCHNRGMEEVRVVDAAESPAEQAVEASVRPRTLAEYVGQAAMREQLSLSIEAARKRGDALDHVLVFGPPGLGKTTISHVIANELGVNLRSTSGPVLERAGDLAALLTNLQPRDVLFIDEIHRLSPVVEEVLYPALEDFQIDIMLGEGPAARSIKLDLPRFTLVGATTRAGMLTSPLRDRFGIVHRLEFYTPGELAAIVARSARILDIACDEEGAAEIARRSRGTPRIANRLLRRVRDYAEVRAHGRITRDAASAALEMLQVDAGGYDELDRRLLRLILEQFDGGPVGVESLAAALAEDRDTIEDVLEPYLIQQGLLARTARGRIATARAWRHFGLKPPRGEMNLFERQES, from the coding sequence GTGCCGGTCGGAGTGGTCTGTCATAATCGCGGCATGGAAGAAGTCCGCGTCGTCGACGCCGCCGAAAGCCCGGCCGAGCAAGCCGTCGAAGCCAGCGTGCGGCCGCGCACGCTGGCCGAATATGTCGGGCAGGCGGCGATGCGCGAGCAACTTTCGCTGTCCATCGAAGCCGCGCGCAAGCGCGGCGATGCGCTGGACCACGTGCTGGTGTTCGGGCCGCCGGGCCTCGGCAAGACCACGATTTCGCACGTGATCGCGAACGAACTCGGCGTGAACCTGCGCAGCACCTCCGGCCCGGTGCTGGAGCGCGCGGGCGATCTCGCCGCGCTGCTCACCAACCTGCAGCCGCGCGACGTGCTGTTCATCGACGAAATCCATCGCCTGTCGCCGGTGGTCGAGGAAGTGCTGTATCCGGCGCTGGAGGATTTCCAGATCGACATCATGCTGGGCGAAGGCCCGGCGGCGCGTTCGATCAAGCTGGACCTGCCGCGCTTCACGCTGGTGGGCGCGACCACGCGCGCGGGCATGTTGACCTCGCCGCTGCGCGACCGCTTCGGCATCGTGCACCGGCTGGAGTTCTACACGCCAGGCGAACTCGCCGCGATCGTCGCGCGCTCGGCACGCATCCTCGACATCGCCTGCGATGAAGAAGGCGCGGCCGAAATCGCGCGGCGTTCGCGCGGCACGCCGCGCATCGCCAACCGCTTGTTGCGCCGCGTGCGCGATTACGCCGAGGTGCGCGCGCACGGACGCATCACGCGCGACGCCGCGTCGGCGGCGCTGGAAATGCTGCAGGTGGACGCGGGCGGCTACGACGAACTCGACCGCCGCCTGCTGCGCCTGATCCTCGAACAATTCGACGGCGGTCCGGTCGGCGTGGAATCGCTGGCCGCGGCGCTGGCCGAGGACCGCGACACCATCGAGGACGTGCTGGAACCCTACCTGATCCAGCAAGGCCTGCTGGCGCGCACCGCACGCGGGCGCATCGCCACCGCCAGGGCGTGGCGGCATTTCGGGTTGAAGCCGCCGCGCGGCGAAATGAACCTGTTCGAGCGGCAGGAGTCATAG
- a CDS encoding Tol-Pal system-associated acyl-CoA thioesterase has translation MVDVTDHAQRSQAQRAFRWRTRVYWEDTDAGGVVYHAGYLRFLERARSEWMRTAAIGQDALRQSHGIVFVVRELSIAYDKPARLDDELDSTVRVERLRAASIDFAQDIVRAADGVTLARATVRVACIDAASFMPCRIPQDIAALIEGHNFQ, from the coding sequence ATGGTCGACGTGACCGATCATGCTCAACGGAGTCAGGCTCAACGAGCGTTCAGGTGGCGGACAAGGGTCTACTGGGAAGATACCGATGCGGGCGGCGTGGTGTATCACGCGGGCTATTTGCGGTTTCTCGAGCGTGCGCGCAGCGAGTGGATGCGCACGGCGGCGATCGGCCAGGATGCCCTGCGCCAGTCGCACGGGATCGTGTTCGTGGTGCGCGAGTTGAGCATCGCCTATGACAAGCCGGCCCGACTGGACGATGAGTTGGATTCGACCGTTCGCGTCGAACGCCTGCGTGCGGCCAGCATCGATTTCGCGCAGGACATCGTGCGCGCCGCGGACGGCGTCACGCTGGCGCGCGCGACGGTGCGGGTCGCCTGCATCGATGCCGCGAGCTTCATGCCCTGCCGGATTCCGCAAGACATCGCAGCCTTGATTGAAGGACACAACTTCCAATGA
- a CDS encoding Tol biopolymer transport system, TolR protein: MALQHRSKRRRRMAEINIVPYIDVMLVLLIIFMVTAPMLNLGADIQLPQSAAKALQDEKQPVLVTVDQQGDVFLTLGKSAREQVDDATLVKDVSAFVKQDPKVSVMLGGDKRVDYGRVNQVLGLLQQAGVAKVGLMSQPETTVVPAGHGKR; the protein is encoded by the coding sequence ATGGCACTGCAACATCGCAGCAAGCGCCGCCGCCGGATGGCGGAGATCAACATCGTCCCGTACATCGACGTGATGCTGGTGCTGCTGATCATCTTCATGGTCACCGCGCCGATGTTGAACCTCGGCGCCGACATCCAGTTGCCGCAATCCGCGGCCAAGGCGTTGCAGGACGAGAAGCAGCCGGTGCTGGTGACGGTGGACCAGCAGGGCGACGTGTTCCTGACGCTCGGCAAGAGCGCGCGCGAGCAGGTCGACGATGCCACGCTGGTGAAAGACGTGTCCGCGTTCGTGAAGCAGGATCCGAAAGTCTCGGTGATGCTGGGTGGTGACAAGCGCGTCGACTATGGGCGCGTCAACCAGGTGCTGGGTTTGCTGCAGCAGGCCGGTGTCGCCAAGGTCGGCCTGATGAGCCAGCCCGAGACCACCGTGGTTCCGGCGGGCCATGGAAAGCGCTGA